The segment CTTTCCCGTTCGCCCCAGTACAATTGTTGGGTCCGCCTCGTTTACCATCATCGGCTTTAAAGCGACGAGCATAGCGAAAATCGAGCAAGGTTTGTAGATTAGAATTGGCAACAAAAATCACCGAACCACCCCAACCCCCATTCCCCCCCGCAGGACCCCCTGCCGGGACGTATTTTTCCCGTCGAAAAGCAACAATCCCATCTCCTCCCTTGCCCCCTTCGACTTCAATTTCAGCGTAATCAATAAATTGCATCAGGCGTTAATAGTTAATAGTTAATAGCTAGGATAAATAACTAAGCTGTTGTGCATTTAAACTGGGTATAGTGGAAATCAGTAAAAATTGCCAATCTCTCCCCCTATCTCCCCATCTCCCCCTCTCCTCCTCAGTCCCAACGACCCAATTAAATGATGAACAGCTTATACACTATACACTTTTCACTGTTCACTGTTCACTAAATGTACTCTGAGATGTCCTCATGACACTCATCAGAGAGATAACAGAGGGAACGAAAGCGCAAACCCACCAATTGTTCGTAGAGGGGGTTAAGCTTACATAACGGCGGAATATGGACAACTTTGTGTCCAAATAGGGTAATATCTCGTTCAAAGGGACATTGAGAGGGAACCATTTTACAAATAAACTTAGCCACGCGAGGATCGTGGATATCCATGCCATCTAACCAGTCTTTGAGGGGATGCAAAAGATCGGGGTGGGGCTGGGGAGGACTGACTAAAGGGGCTGATCCGCCTTCTGTTGTCGCATCAGGATGGTCTTTGACGGGTGCACAGAGAGTATGTTCTAAATATTGTAAGGCTTCTACCTTAACATCTAGGGCTTCGCTAAATTGATGGAGTAAGTCGGCTTCTGATTGAGAATAAATCCCATCAGCGATCGCCACGACAACGGCTGTTCTCAGGAAATTTTCGGCGGTTTTGGGGTCTTTTCCTAATCCTTTAGCTAAGGCTTCGGGGGCGATCGCCTCAAAGGGTTTGTCGTCAGGGGTTTCTGCGGCAAAGTCTTGGGTTAATTTGGCGATCGATTCTTGTTCTTCGGGGTCATAATGCCCATCAGCCCAAGCGAGAGTTAATAAACCCCGCAACCAAGCGGAAATTTGTTCATCAGTATAGGGAGATTGAGCAATTTTAGCCATAATCGTCTTTTAATTTAACTCATCCAGTGAGGGATGGGGACAGTAGTTCAACCCTAAAAGGTTAGACTGTCCTCCTACTTTGAGTTTAGCGTTCTGAGTACCCCTATTACTGCACAATTACGGGGGTTCCTTTGTCAACTAATTCAAATAGGGCTTTAATGTCTTTATTGCGCATCCGAACACAACCGTGAGAAACGGCTTGTCCCATAACGTGCTCTCCAGGGGTTCCATGGAAACCAATCACGTCTTTACCTTTGGTGGCAAAACCGATCCAGCGTTCTCCTAGAGGACTGTTCGGTCCAGGGGCACTGACTTTACCCGTCCAAGGGTTTTTCCATTTGGGATTAACGATCAAACTGGTTACAGTAAAGTTTCCTTTTGGGGTTTCCCAGCCTTTTTTACCGATCGCTACGGGATAACTGGCTAAAACTTTATCGTTTTGATAGGCATAGACTTTACGCTGTTTTAAGTTTAGCACGAGGCGGGTCGCTTTGACTTTGGCGGGGGCAGGGGCGGGAGTTTTAGCGGGTGGGACTTCGCTGGGAAGTGCAGGAGTGGTCGTTGCGGGAGTTTCTGTTATAACGGGTTGAGAGACTTCTTGGGCGATCGCTTGTCTGTGTGTTAAGGAACTAGGGACAATACCGGCACAAAAAGCGAGTCCTAGGGATAATAATGATTGATTAACCTTCATTTTGCTAATTTTTCAGATCAACTTTGACAGATGGGTTAATGAGTTAACGGTTCATTAACTCATCCGTATTTTAAAATAGATCTTAGAAATTGACCCTCAATTGAGGCTCTTTTTTGTTAGTGTTTGTGAGTATTTGTTAGTGTTTCTTTACATCGCATCATCATGAGCAAAACGACGATAGAGAAAATCAAGCACATAATTACGCAATTCGTAGTATTGAGGATTTTCCATTAAAGCCATGCGATGACGGGGACGAGAAAAGGGAAGATCAATCACTTCGCCAATATTAGCCGACGGACCGTTGGTCATCATGACTAACTTATCTGATAAGAATAAAGCCTCATCAATATCATGGGTAATCATTAATACCGTAGCACGATGATTACGCCAAATTTTTAATAATTCTTCTTGCATTTCTTCGCGGGTAATAGGATCGAGTGCCCCAAAAGGTTCGTCCATAATTAAGACTTCTGGGGAGGTAGCTAAAGCGCGGGCGATCGCAACTCGTTGTTTCATTCCTCCTGACAGTTGGGCGGGTTTTTTATGAATTGCTTCTGCTAATCCTACCAACTCTAAATACTCTAAAACAATTTGCTTTTTGTCTTGATTGGATTTATGTTTAAACACTTGATTAACAGCTAAATAAACATTTTCATAGGCTGTTTTCCAAGGCAAAAGGGAATAGTTTTGAAAGATGACCATTCGATCCGGTCCAGGTTGAGTAATGCGCTGATTTTTCAGTCGAATTTCTCCGCTAGTTGGTTTATTTAGTCCTGAAACCATACTTAAAAGCGTTGATTTTCCACAACCTGAATGGCCAATAATCGAGACAAATTCGCTTTTTTGAACGGTGAGATTGACATCTTCTAAAACCGTATAGGTTCCTTTATCCTTGGTAGGATAAACTTTAGAAACACTGTCGAACTCTAAAAAGGCTTCTGTGGGTAAGGAAGTTGTGGGTTTTTCCAATTTTTTATCGAGAATTTGCATAATTTTTCCTGAGATAAAGAGAGAACTAAGCGGCTTCTGTTGTAACAGAGTCCAGATCAATTTCTTGAACACGAATGTCCCGTTTAATTTTTAATCCTTGGAGATATTCTAGAGGATTATCCGGACTAAAAATAGTACCATCGGACAATTTAAAAGAAGTTCTATCGGGTTCTAAACCCGGTAAATTTAATTGTGCTGTTGCTTCGGAATAAACATCAATCCGTCTGACGCGATCAATAACTTCGATCCAATTGCGGGGAAAAGGAACTAATCCCCAACGCGCCATTTGTACTAAGATCCAAAGTCCGTCTACTCGGCTAGGACAATTTGTTTGATTTAGATAAAATTCGTTATAGGTAGACAACGGTTGACTTGATTTATCGGTTCTATAATGATAGGGATCGACAAAACCAAGACGGGTATAGTTAGGATCAGACCCCACATAGTTAGGTTGACAAATTAAGTCTAGAATTTCTTCCCGATGGCGAAAATCATCGCAATATTCGCAAGCTTCTATTAATGCTTTAACTAAGGCAATATGGGTTGCAGGATATTGATTTGCCCAGTCTTCTTTTACCCCTAATACTTTTTCGACATGACTTTGCCAAATTTCTGAATCTGTTGCAATAACAAACCCCAACTCTTCAGCAACGGACTGAGAATTCCAAGGTTCTCCCACACAATAACCATCGATATAACCCGCTTTTAAATTAGCGACCATTTCCACAGGAGGAACCACAATTAATTTAACATCAACATCGGGATCAATTCCACCTGATGCTAACCAATAGCGTAACATCAAGTTGTGAACTGATGCAGGATTGACCATCCCTAATGTATAGAGTTTATCCCGATTTTGTGTGATGATTCTCTTAAAATCTGCTAGGGTTCTTACCCCTTTATCATACAATTGACGACTGAGGGTAATAGCATTACCGTGACGGGATAAGGTTAAAGCTGTAACTGTCGGAATAGGGGCTTGATCTTCCATTCCTAATGATAGGGCTAAGGGCATACTAGCTAACATTTGTGCTGCGTCTAAACGACCACTGGCTACCCCTTGGGCGATCGCTTTCCAACTGGGTTCTCTGAGTAAATTAACTTCGGTTAACCCGTGTTTAGCAAAGAAACCTTTTTCTTTAGCAACAACTAAGGGGGCACAGTCAGTTAAGGGCATAAAACCAATATTGAGATTGACTTTTTCTAGCCCATTTTTAGCAATAATTGCCGTAGTTTTACTTTGACGTTTTTTGGCTTTTTTCTGCTGATTAAGAAAATAAACAATTTCTCCGCGTAACTTATAGTAACTCGGATGATTAACCACATCTAAACGATTTCTCGGACGGGGAATAGGGACGGTGAGAATTTGTCCAATATGGGATTGAGGACCATTGGTTAACATAACAATGCGATCGGCTAATAGA is part of the Rippkaea orientalis PCC 8801 genome and harbors:
- a CDS encoding nitrate ABC transporter ATP-binding protein (This model describes the ATP binding subunits of ATP-binding cassette (ABC) transporters for nitrate transport, or for bicarbonate transport, in bacteria and archaea.), with amino-acid sequence MTAFLEIDHVDRVFSLPDGNRYIALKNIHLKIQQGEFVCLLGHSGCGKSTLLNIVAGLDRPTQGGIILENREVKEPGPDRMVVFQNYSLLPWKTVRENITLAVEQVYGNQSARERKAIVEEHINMVNLRHAADKYPAELSGGMKQRVAIARALAIRPKLLLLDEPFGALDALTRGSLQEQLMKICQEHKLTCLMVTHDADEALLLADRIVMLTNGPQSHIGQILTVPIPRPRNRLDVVNHPSYYKLRGEIVYFLNQQKKAKKRQSKTTAIIAKNGLEKVNLNIGFMPLTDCAPLVVAKEKGFFAKHGLTEVNLLREPSWKAIAQGVASGRLDAAQMLASMPLALSLGMEDQAPIPTVTALTLSRHGNAITLSRQLYDKGVRTLADFKRIITQNRDKLYTLGMVNPASVHNLMLRYWLASGGIDPDVDVKLIVVPPVEMVANLKAGYIDGYCVGEPWNSQSVAEELGFVIATDSEIWQSHVEKVLGVKEDWANQYPATHIALVKALIEACEYCDDFRHREEILDLICQPNYVGSDPNYTRLGFVDPYHYRTDKSSQPLSTYNEFYLNQTNCPSRVDGLWILVQMARWGLVPFPRNWIEVIDRVRRIDVYSEATAQLNLPGLEPDRTSFKLSDGTIFSPDNPLEYLQGLKIKRDIRVQEIDLDSVTTEAA
- a CDS encoding ABC transporter ATP-binding protein translates to MQILDKKLEKPTTSLPTEAFLEFDSVSKVYPTKDKGTYTVLEDVNLTVQKSEFVSIIGHSGCGKSTLLSMVSGLNKPTSGEIRLKNQRITQPGPDRMVIFQNYSLLPWKTAYENVYLAVNQVFKHKSNQDKKQIVLEYLELVGLAEAIHKKPAQLSGGMKQRVAIARALATSPEVLIMDEPFGALDPITREEMQEELLKIWRNHRATVLMITHDIDEALFLSDKLVMMTNGPSANIGEVIDLPFSRPRHRMALMENPQYYELRNYVLDFLYRRFAHDDAM
- a CDS encoding Mo-dependent nitrogenase C-terminal domain-containing protein — protein: MAKIAQSPYTDEQISAWLRGLLTLAWADGHYDPEEQESIAKLTQDFAAETPDDKPFEAIAPEALAKGLGKDPKTAENFLRTAVVVAIADGIYSQSEADLLHQFSEALDVKVEALQYLEHTLCAPVKDHPDATTEGGSAPLVSPPQPHPDLLHPLKDWLDGMDIHDPRVAKFICKMVPSQCPFERDITLFGHKVVHIPPLCKLNPLYEQLVGLRFRSLCYLSDECHEDISEYI
- a CDS encoding L,D-transpeptidase, encoding MKVNQSLLSLGLAFCAGIVPSSLTHRQAIAQEVSQPVITETPATTTPALPSEVPPAKTPAPAPAKVKATRLVLNLKQRKVYAYQNDKVLASYPVAIGKKGWETPKGNFTVTSLIVNPKWKNPWTGKVSAPGPNSPLGERWIGFATKGKDVIGFHGTPGEHVMGQAVSHGCVRMRNKDIKALFELVDKGTPVIVQ